In Spirochaeta thermophila DSM 6578, the following proteins share a genomic window:
- a CDS encoding P83/100 family protein, with protein MRRITALFLGLLLAMPLAPLEVARDELEAYRDAEVTFVNYEGPHEKIETIEQIRGIGIALAGGRDYTAPFTADYAGKYRIIHAVDPATPVGLDADIMEILPSARVDHILNLRRIISGYLQEAYGYSPEDAATLAFFITIYNAVLRGNITYFQEMYKPVVVRHLRTDTVGLSRHYRDWPGGSQIVIPLSEGAARTDITAVETQALTGPEVIQELKTREDKAIPERKEMVEIKEKQIEEEKAALEAQKQEVTEEETRLAEEKAVLEAQKQTLEQEKARVEETLAQAPPGSEEERQALEEKRAVEEKEAEIARMEEETAEKETRIEEEKTEIARKEIEIEKKEEAVKREREDIARDQEKVMAQQAEAAPERVPVVEVTDPEGLMKSRFLLLDTTTYEPVAGAGLTIVGRTPVPFSGGYLVIVPRDGTTGTLTLVDARTLDILRECADPVSIQSLIEVHEGNVYAVFQKEGRWHVGRFDQNLVRLAYTREEVAPYTSFTFTPTSLFLQRPDGRIIEVSLSSLSTE; from the coding sequence ATGAGACGCATCACCGCCCTCTTCCTAGGGCTCCTTCTCGCCATGCCCCTCGCACCCCTCGAAGTCGCCCGCGACGAACTCGAGGCCTACCGGGATGCGGAGGTCACCTTCGTCAACTACGAAGGCCCGCACGAGAAGATCGAGACCATCGAACAGATCAGAGGGATCGGCATCGCCCTCGCCGGTGGGAGGGACTACACTGCGCCCTTCACCGCCGACTACGCGGGCAAGTACCGCATCATCCACGCCGTCGATCCGGCCACCCCGGTAGGACTCGACGCCGACATCATGGAGATCCTCCCCTCGGCCCGTGTGGACCACATCCTCAACCTCAGACGCATCATCTCGGGATACCTCCAGGAAGCCTACGGCTATAGCCCGGAGGACGCCGCCACCCTCGCCTTCTTCATCACCATCTACAACGCAGTGCTCAGGGGCAACATCACGTACTTCCAGGAAATGTACAAACCCGTGGTGGTCCGGCACCTCAGGACCGACACCGTCGGCCTCTCGCGACACTACCGCGACTGGCCCGGGGGAAGCCAGATCGTCATCCCCCTCTCCGAAGGAGCGGCCCGCACGGACATCACCGCCGTAGAGACCCAGGCCCTCACCGGCCCCGAGGTCATCCAGGAGCTCAAGACCAGGGAGGACAAGGCCATCCCGGAACGCAAGGAGATGGTCGAGATCAAGGAGAAACAGATAGAAGAAGAGAAGGCCGCCCTCGAGGCCCAGAAGCAGGAGGTGACCGAAGAGGAGACACGACTCGCGGAAGAGAAGGCCGTCCTCGAAGCCCAGAAGCAGACCCTCGAGCAGGAGAAGGCACGGGTGGAGGAGACCCTGGCCCAGGCACCCCCCGGGAGCGAAGAGGAACGACAGGCCCTCGAGGAGAAACGGGCCGTGGAGGAGAAGGAAGCCGAGATCGCCCGGATGGAGGAGGAGACCGCCGAGAAAGAGACCCGGATAGAGGAGGAGAAGACCGAGATCGCCCGGAAAGAGATCGAAATCGAGAAGAAGGAAGAGGCCGTGAAACGTGAGCGCGAGGACATCGCCCGCGACCAGGAGAAGGTCATGGCCCAGCAGGCCGAAGCCGCACCCGAGCGCGTCCCCGTGGTAGAGGTGACCGATCCCGAGGGCCTCATGAAGAGCAGGTTCCTCCTCCTTGACACCACCACCTACGAGCCGGTCGCAGGGGCGGGCCTCACCATCGTGGGGAGGACCCCCGTCCCCTTCTCCGGAGGCTACCTCGTGATCGTGCCCCGGGACGGAACCACCGGCACCCTCACCCTCGTCGACGCCCGCACCCTCGACATCCTGAGGGAATGCGCCGACCCGGTGAGCATCCAGAGCCTCATCGAAGTACACGAGGGCAACGTCTATGCCGTGTTCCAGAAAGAGGGGAGGTGGCACGTAGGCCGGTTCGACCAGAACCTCGTTCGGCTTGCCTACACCAGGGAGGAAGTGGCACCCTACACGAGCTTCACCTTCACACCCACGAGCCTCTTTCTCCAGCGGCCCGACGGGAGGATCATCGAGGTCTCACTCTCGAGCCTGAGCACGGAGTGA
- a CDS encoding tetratricopeptide repeat protein, producing MRHAHLLFALPLILASCSSQPPVSEERFEVRNQAASYLTYGWDYFTKGRYAQAEALFLRALHENLSVDHIPGVIRSYLALAEVAIARGDETGAGAALTRAEELLALTDDRLLSYEVRSGRASFLQRTGHMEEARAMLDSLIASSSDVEKEHPEKVATVYHNMALMLAREGRREEAKAYLERAAALNERAKDQRGLAANYYVLASITASEGDTETAVALLQESLSHDKRAEHAPGIALSLTTLGDLYLERGEDELAYLSYTRALGIWAAMGEDRRVNAILEKLLPLAEKLGKEEELSWFVGILKGRPDLPDQEEGSKGGRP from the coding sequence ATGAGGCACGCACACCTGCTCTTCGCTCTCCCCTTGATCCTCGCATCCTGCTCGAGTCAACCGCCCGTATCCGAGGAACGCTTCGAGGTGCGCAACCAGGCGGCATCCTACCTCACGTACGGGTGGGACTACTTCACCAAGGGGCGCTACGCCCAGGCCGAGGCCCTCTTCCTGCGGGCCCTCCATGAGAACCTCTCCGTGGACCACATCCCGGGGGTGATCCGCTCCTATCTCGCCCTCGCCGAGGTGGCCATCGCCCGAGGCGACGAGACGGGAGCCGGGGCGGCCCTCACCCGGGCGGAGGAACTTCTCGCCCTCACCGACGACCGGCTCCTCTCATACGAGGTTCGCTCCGGCAGGGCCTCCTTCCTCCAGCGCACAGGACACATGGAGGAGGCACGAGCGATGCTCGACTCGCTCATCGCCTCCTCGTCGGACGTGGAGAAGGAACACCCGGAAAAGGTGGCCACCGTGTACCACAACATGGCCCTCATGCTCGCACGGGAAGGGCGACGGGAGGAGGCCAAGGCCTATCTCGAACGTGCGGCGGCCCTCAACGAGAGGGCGAAGGATCAGCGGGGACTCGCCGCCAACTACTACGTCCTCGCCTCCATCACCGCCTCCGAAGGAGATACGGAGACCGCCGTGGCCCTGCTCCAGGAATCCCTCTCACATGACAAGAGGGCCGAACATGCCCCCGGGATCGCCCTCTCCCTCACGACCCTCGGGGACCTCTACCTCGAAAGAGGGGAAGACGAGCTCGCCTATCTCTCCTACACCAGGGCACTGGGCATATGGGCGGCGATGGGAGAGGACCGTCGCGTGAATGCGATCCTCGAAAAGCTCCTCCCCCTCGCAGAGAAACTCGGGAAGGAGGAGGAACTCTCGTGGTTTGTGGGAATACTGAAGGGACGCCCCGACCTCCCCGACCAGGAGGAAGGATCCAAAGGAGGGAGGCCGTGA
- a CDS encoding PEGA domain-containing protein, producing MMLVLAILLLSVPLGGEEIRGLRTKVWDGRDGGPIPLFLEEVLVITIPPEERELYAGLELRITVPRKLQGVQGIAGILYRGILPAPSPERRVYQGTRTFFQILPTSTEVVIQVPFPSSDFVPGGPGVFPTPAVAPDDFPLALVLTPVMKGLPSSASSQAFECTVLPLYARKGYLRLRIEGLDDEEIPACAFFIDGKEISYTGDPILLSSGLHSLTIKGPAFSPLEKTFAVEKGKTTELVVEVERAHPSLLFHVPEVAEIFLDGEKIDAAPRELLPITTGTHSVVIKVGDYSITREFEVTENVTYTITLLLDLHIEEPAH from the coding sequence ATGATGCTCGTGCTCGCCATCCTCCTCCTCTCTGTGCCCCTTGGGGGGGAGGAGATCCGAGGCCTCAGGACGAAGGTGTGGGACGGCAGGGACGGAGGCCCCATTCCTCTCTTCCTGGAGGAGGTCCTCGTGATCACCATACCTCCTGAGGAGAGGGAGCTGTACGCAGGGCTCGAGCTGCGGATCACCGTCCCCCGGAAGCTCCAGGGTGTGCAGGGGATCGCGGGGATTCTGTACCGTGGGATCCTTCCCGCGCCCTCCCCGGAGCGGAGGGTCTACCAGGGGACGCGGACGTTCTTCCAGATCCTCCCGACCTCCACCGAGGTGGTCATACAGGTCCCCTTCCCCTCCTCGGATTTCGTTCCCGGAGGTCCCGGGGTCTTCCCCACCCCGGCCGTCGCACCCGACGACTTCCCCCTCGCCCTCGTCCTCACCCCTGTGATGAAGGGTCTCCCCTCCTCGGCCTCCTCACAGGCCTTCGAGTGCACCGTGCTCCCTCTCTACGCCCGGAAAGGGTATCTCCGCCTCAGGATAGAGGGCCTCGACGACGAGGAAATCCCGGCATGCGCCTTCTTCATAGACGGGAAGGAAATCTCCTACACGGGCGATCCGATCCTGCTCTCGAGCGGCCTCCACTCCCTCACCATAAAGGGCCCCGCGTTCTCCCCCCTGGAGAAGACGTTCGCGGTGGAGAAGGGCAAGACCACGGAACTGGTCGTGGAGGTCGAGAGGGCGCATCCCTCGCTCCTCTTCCACGTGCCCGAGGTCGCCGAGATCTTCCTCGACGGAGAGAAGATAGACGCGGCGCCCCGGGAACTGCTCCCCATCACCACGGGCACCCACAGCGTGGTGATCAAGGTGGGGGATTACTCCATCACCAGGGAGTTCGAGGTCACCGAGAACGTCACCTATACCATCACCCTGCTCCTCGATCTGCACATAGAGGAGCCGGCACACTAG
- a CDS encoding LysM peptidoglycan-binding domain-containing M23 family metallopeptidase — MGRVFLLSCILTLPSLAQPWYPLIRDLSSSDPLFKQLLADVASSHLAASRTDADPPPLLLYLYVPSPSDTLMTIAAAANIPYDAIATLNRLQHPDDLIPGTPLLLPNQPGLFVPTEPRTDFEQYLAVSARSSEGREVVVHTGEASTRFLFHPGEGFTPLERLLFLNVFFQMPVKGARITSTFGHRISPITGKTSFHYGIDLAVPEGTPVYPAREGKVVATGKDPVLGLYIIIAHAGGYKTLYGHLEEITVAEGEEVVLSSVIGRVGTTGLTTGPHLHFGTQLGERWKDPLQFLRR, encoded by the coding sequence ATGGGACGCGTCTTCCTCCTTTCGTGCATCCTCACTCTCCCCTCGCTCGCCCAGCCATGGTATCCCCTCATCCGGGACCTCTCCTCCTCCGATCCCCTCTTCAAACAACTCCTCGCCGACGTTGCATCCTCCCACCTCGCCGCATCCCGCACCGACGCCGATCCTCCCCCTCTCCTCCTCTACCTCTACGTGCCCTCCCCCTCCGACACCCTCATGACCATCGCCGCCGCCGCCAACATCCCCTACGATGCGATCGCAACCCTCAACAGGCTCCAACACCCCGACGATCTCATCCCGGGGACTCCCCTCCTCCTCCCCAATCAGCCCGGGCTCTTCGTCCCCACCGAGCCGCGCACCGACTTCGAGCAGTATCTGGCCGTCTCAGCCAGGAGCAGCGAGGGCCGGGAGGTGGTGGTCCACACGGGAGAAGCGTCCACGCGCTTCCTCTTCCACCCGGGTGAGGGGTTCACCCCTCTGGAACGCCTCCTCTTCCTCAACGTCTTCTTCCAGATGCCCGTGAAGGGAGCGAGGATCACCAGCACCTTCGGGCACAGGATCAGCCCCATCACGGGAAAGACCTCGTTCCACTACGGCATCGACCTCGCCGTACCCGAAGGCACGCCCGTGTATCCCGCCCGCGAAGGAAAGGTGGTGGCAACTGGAAAAGATCCGGTCCTTGGGCTATATATTATCATAGCACACGCGGGGGGCTATAAGACCCTCTACGGCCACCTCGAGGAGATCACGGTGGCCGAGGGAGAGGAGGTCGTGCTCTCTTCCGTGATCGGACGCGTGGGAACCACGGGCTTGACCACCGGACCCCACCTCCACTTCGGCACCCAATTGGGGGAGAGATGGAAAGATCCTCTACAGTTCCTGCGAAGATGA
- a CDS encoding ParB N-terminal domain-containing protein: MQVDIGRIRIPKRIRKDVGDLSPLKESMKKHGLLHPIIISRDFDLIAGYRRLRAAQELGWKTIEVRIVPIDDEMGMRELEMEENTTRKQLSLQEETDGYLLLNALEHPSLWMRIRLWFRRLWRAVRRWWEKRRG, translated from the coding sequence ATGCAAGTGGATATCGGACGGATAAGGATCCCCAAGCGGATACGAAAGGATGTGGGTGACCTCTCTCCGCTCAAAGAGAGCATGAAGAAGCACGGTCTCCTCCACCCCATCATCATCTCCCGGGACTTCGATCTCATCGCAGGCTATCGGAGGCTGAGGGCCGCACAGGAACTCGGGTGGAAGACCATCGAGGTACGGATCGTGCCGATCGACGACGAGATGGGGATGCGGGAGCTGGAGATGGAGGAGAACACCACCCGGAAACAGCTCTCCCTCCAGGAGGAGACCGACGGCTATCTCCTCCTCAACGCACTCGAGCACCCCTCCCTCTGGATGCGGATCCGGCTCTGGTTCAGGAGACTCTGGCGGGCCGTCCGCAGGTGGTGGGAGAAGAGGAGGGGATGA
- a CDS encoding class I SAM-dependent methyltransferase translates to MRFADPPVVTVSLGASEREIEWACSLARELDLVLVPRGERSLEDLAAASGASAVLVVGKDGLSLFHEGRRYVFHPNMAVLRVDRLRKGVGDRLVAVAGLGAGDRVLDCTCGMAADAVVASFVVGEGGEVRALEASPVLASLVRGGLASYVHPDARLCEAMRRVEVLTADYRDYLAQEDPGSWDVVLFDPMFESTYDASRGIDLVRILGREGLPDREDIERARRVARRCVVVKDRPPGALIRRLGVDVVHRSRKVWYGVAEGTASRS, encoded by the coding sequence ATGCGGTTCGCGGATCCCCCGGTGGTCACAGTCTCTCTCGGGGCCTCGGAGCGGGAGATCGAGTGGGCGTGCTCGCTCGCGAGAGAACTGGACCTCGTCCTCGTGCCTCGCGGAGAGCGCAGCCTGGAGGATCTGGCGGCCGCATCCGGAGCCTCCGCGGTGCTGGTGGTGGGCAAGGATGGCCTCTCCCTGTTCCACGAAGGGAGACGGTACGTCTTCCACCCCAACATGGCCGTCCTGAGGGTCGATCGCCTCCGGAAGGGGGTGGGGGACAGGCTCGTGGCGGTGGCGGGGCTCGGGGCCGGAGACCGGGTGCTCGACTGCACGTGCGGGATGGCAGCCGATGCCGTGGTGGCATCCTTCGTGGTGGGGGAGGGGGGAGAGGTGCGCGCCCTCGAGGCCTCGCCCGTCCTCGCCTCCCTGGTGCGGGGCGGTCTCGCTTCGTACGTCCACCCCGATGCGAGGCTCTGCGAGGCCATGCGGAGGGTGGAGGTGCTCACCGCCGACTACAGGGACTACCTCGCTCAGGAGGATCCGGGCTCGTGGGACGTGGTTCTCTTCGACCCCATGTTCGAGTCCACCTACGACGCCTCACGCGGGATCGACCTCGTGAGGATCCTCGGGAGGGAGGGACTGCCCGACAGGGAGGACATCGAGAGGGCGCGGCGTGTGGCTCGGCGGTGTGTGGTGGTGAAGGATCGGCCGCCGGGCGCCCTCATCCGTCGTCTCGGGGTCGATGTGGTCCACCGCTCGCGGAAGGTCTGGTATGGGGTTGCGGAGGGGACGGCCTCACGATCGTAG
- the pyrB gene encoding aspartate carbamoyltransferase has protein sequence MSEHPFRGRTIATVRDLSVDEQYYLYTKAREFKEGFEKGGDISKFRIEDPSMAVYLFFLEDSTRTKESFRNAALFHGVKVNDFNVLSSSFNKKESITDTVKMLVGYSKRTIVVTRSRQEGLCRWLEQAVGAYARDVGRDLVAFINGGDGKHEHPTQEFLDEFSFLEHLGWDRSGIHIALVGDLFHGRTVHSKVDGLKVFRQVEVDLIAPDDLAMPEHYVRKMELAGFTVRSFPSIDAYLSQRNIAPIWYFTRLQLERMGEHILEKAPMLRKAVTFRKEFMDLLPKGTRFYHPLPRHRETPTIPHFLDATPLNGWDRQSINGYFTRAVLLSMVAGKIGDDFEGAPRILPTFNEDFVQEVEVRPRRKPDYKVGIKPVENGIVIDHIGMGKDPASIWDQVDKIRRILRLDCISSHGVYKSHRTGEHKGIISLPDVLSFDRPHIKMLGAIAPGCTLNIIKEGRVERKFRIGMPPRIYNFEEISCTNEDCISHPDQHEHVIPEFHRSDEGLFVCKYCERPHTYETIWRS, from the coding sequence ATGAGCGAGCATCCCTTCAGGGGAAGGACCATCGCCACGGTACGGGATCTCTCGGTGGACGAGCAGTACTACCTCTACACCAAGGCCCGGGAGTTCAAAGAGGGCTTCGAAAAAGGCGGGGACATCTCGAAGTTCCGTATCGAAGACCCTTCCATGGCGGTGTACCTCTTCTTTCTGGAGGACAGCACGAGGACCAAGGAATCGTTCCGGAACGCCGCCCTCTTCCATGGGGTGAAGGTCAACGACTTCAACGTCCTGAGCTCCTCCTTCAACAAGAAGGAGAGCATCACCGACACCGTGAAGATGCTCGTGGGCTACAGTAAACGCACCATCGTGGTCACGCGTTCCCGTCAGGAGGGCCTCTGCAGGTGGCTCGAGCAGGCCGTGGGCGCCTACGCCCGCGACGTCGGCAGGGACCTCGTGGCCTTTATCAACGGAGGTGACGGCAAACACGAGCACCCCACCCAGGAGTTCCTCGACGAGTTCTCGTTCCTCGAACACCTGGGATGGGACAGGAGCGGGATCCACATCGCCCTGGTGGGAGACCTCTTCCACGGTCGTACCGTCCACTCCAAGGTCGACGGCCTCAAGGTCTTCCGGCAGGTGGAGGTCGATCTCATCGCTCCCGATGACCTCGCCATGCCCGAACACTACGTGCGCAAGATGGAGCTCGCAGGCTTCACCGTGCGGAGCTTCCCTTCGATCGATGCCTACCTCTCCCAGCGGAACATCGCCCCCATCTGGTACTTCACCCGGCTCCAGCTCGAGCGGATGGGTGAACACATCCTCGAGAAGGCCCCCATGCTGAGGAAGGCCGTCACCTTCAGGAAGGAGTTCATGGACCTCCTGCCGAAGGGAACGCGGTTCTACCATCCCCTCCCGCGGCACAGGGAGACCCCCACCATCCCCCACTTCCTCGATGCAACCCCCCTCAACGGCTGGGACAGACAGTCGATCAACGGCTATTTCACCCGGGCCGTACTCCTCTCCATGGTCGCCGGGAAGATAGGAGACGACTTCGAGGGTGCACCTCGCATCCTCCCCACCTTCAACGAAGACTTCGTGCAGGAAGTCGAGGTCCGACCACGACGGAAACCGGACTACAAGGTAGGGATAAAACCGGTGGAGAACGGGATCGTCATCGACCACATCGGGATGGGCAAGGATCCTGCGTCCATCTGGGACCAGGTCGACAAGATCCGGCGGATCCTCAGGCTCGACTGCATCAGCTCGCACGGCGTCTACAAGTCCCATCGCACGGGAGAGCACAAGGGCATCATCTCCCTCCCCGACGTCCTCTCCTTCGACAGACCTCACATCAAGATGCTCGGGGCCATTGCCCCCGGATGCACCCTCAACATCATCAAGGAGGGGCGGGTCGAACGGAAGTTCCGTATAGGGATGCCCCCACGTATCTACAACTTCGAGGAGATCTCCTGCACCAACGAGGACTGTATCTCACACCCCGATCAGCACGAGCACGTCATCCCGGAGTTCCACCGTTCCGACGAGGGGCTCTTCGTGTGTAAGTACTGTGAACGACCGCACACCTACGAGACCATATGGAGGAGCTGA
- a CDS encoding penicillin-binding protein 1A — translation MGVQRSTLFLNVLIGVLLLWSIGTGIGVGLALAGTLNIEHFYDVGRSKVALPSKVLDVKDRLITEFFSHEKREIVSIEELPPHLIYALITREDQEFFRHNGFSVRNFFRALWNIVTGQYFSGGSTITQQVAGYLYTDRREITITRKLKELWWAFQLERNLTKKEILELYLNTMYFGAGTYGVEAASQFYFGHSARELSLAESVMLVIQLASPARYSPINHPERAKKMQWTVLQEMVRLGYATEEEAKASFDEFWRNFDYTRPQNTSAFFEREDRAPYFSEYVRQQLEERLLGTFNIYTDGFVIHTTLNLDFQEKADRYMQEGFARVNAVYRSNRSRARSKAEQEFIPVLDMLSLAFDLPEIAAGEKRRMQDAKQYAMDNLFPVLEMSTNLFDIQELATPIERENRKRQQERGRTRVEGALITLENDTGYILAMVGGSSFEQINQFNRAVQAKVQPGSSFKPLYYSAAIDSRKFTPATLIYDAPVVFWNDDGTPYTPLNYRGEWKGYVTVREALSHSMNVPSLKVLDAIGFDSAIERAALLLGISDPTEIARTFPRKYPLGLGVITVSPIQMARAYAVFASGGKEVTPLAIRYVEDRNGRIVLEPEKELREEQKRKGDAIYLISPQTAYIMTSLLQSTVEEGTLRYARQLVGGFPMPMAGKTGTTQNWSDVWTVGFSPYFTTAVWFGFDQPGNSLGVNQTGAVTAGPVWARYMKAIHEDLPAKDFPKPSRGIVEVEVTEHGLLPPPGYTGEVRTEVFLTGTEPKEFDSIVEFEQERDQILESKLFDSLLVQDTPDELPLSIGIELDPEIRNLMESLDAGPSATPGGGIAPTPQEELDLSSNPLLD, via the coding sequence ATGGGTGTGCAGCGCTCCACTCTGTTCCTCAACGTACTCATAGGCGTGCTCCTCCTCTGGTCGATCGGCACGGGCATAGGGGTGGGTCTCGCCCTCGCCGGAACCCTCAACATCGAGCACTTCTACGACGTGGGAAGGAGCAAGGTGGCGCTGCCGAGCAAGGTCCTCGACGTGAAGGACCGGCTCATCACCGAGTTCTTCTCACACGAGAAGCGGGAGATCGTCTCCATAGAGGAACTCCCTCCCCACCTCATCTACGCCCTCATCACCCGTGAAGACCAGGAGTTCTTTCGGCACAACGGATTCAGCGTGAGGAACTTCTTCCGTGCCCTCTGGAACATCGTCACCGGTCAATACTTCTCCGGCGGGAGCACCATCACCCAGCAGGTGGCGGGCTACCTCTACACCGATCGACGGGAGATCACCATCACCAGGAAGCTCAAGGAGTTGTGGTGGGCCTTCCAGCTCGAACGGAACCTCACGAAGAAGGAAATTCTGGAACTCTACCTGAACACCATGTACTTCGGCGCCGGGACCTACGGCGTGGAGGCCGCATCGCAGTTCTACTTCGGTCACTCGGCCCGGGAGCTCTCACTCGCCGAATCGGTGATGCTGGTGATCCAGCTCGCGAGCCCCGCGAGGTACTCCCCCATCAACCATCCCGAGCGGGCAAAGAAGATGCAGTGGACCGTTCTCCAGGAGATGGTGCGGCTGGGGTATGCCACCGAGGAGGAAGCCAAGGCATCGTTCGACGAGTTCTGGCGCAACTTCGACTACACCCGTCCCCAGAACACCTCGGCCTTCTTCGAACGCGAGGACAGGGCCCCGTACTTCTCGGAGTACGTGCGACAGCAGCTCGAAGAGCGGCTCCTTGGAACCTTCAACATCTACACCGATGGTTTCGTGATCCACACCACCCTCAACCTCGACTTCCAGGAAAAGGCCGACAGGTACATGCAGGAAGGATTCGCCCGGGTGAATGCGGTCTACCGGTCGAACAGGTCCCGGGCCAGGTCCAAGGCCGAGCAGGAGTTCATCCCGGTGCTCGACATGCTCTCCCTGGCCTTCGACCTCCCTGAGATCGCCGCGGGCGAGAAGCGCCGCATGCAGGACGCGAAGCAGTACGCCATGGACAACCTCTTCCCCGTGCTGGAGATGAGCACCAATCTCTTCGACATACAGGAGCTCGCCACCCCCATCGAGCGTGAAAACCGGAAGCGCCAGCAGGAGCGGGGTCGCACGAGGGTCGAAGGGGCACTCATCACCCTCGAGAACGATACGGGTTACATCCTCGCCATGGTCGGAGGAAGCTCGTTCGAACAGATCAACCAGTTCAACCGCGCGGTCCAGGCCAAGGTGCAGCCCGGTTCCTCGTTCAAGCCACTCTACTACTCGGCGGCGATCGACTCCAGGAAGTTCACGCCCGCCACCCTCATCTACGACGCACCCGTGGTCTTCTGGAACGACGACGGCACACCGTACACCCCTCTCAACTACCGGGGCGAGTGGAAGGGCTACGTGACCGTGAGGGAGGCACTCTCCCACTCGATGAACGTCCCCTCCCTCAAGGTGCTCGACGCCATCGGGTTCGACTCGGCGATCGAACGGGCGGCCCTCCTCCTGGGGATCTCCGACCCGACCGAGATCGCCCGGACCTTCCCCCGGAAGTATCCCCTGGGCCTGGGCGTGATTACCGTCTCCCCCATACAGATGGCACGGGCCTACGCGGTGTTCGCAAGCGGCGGCAAGGAGGTGACCCCCCTCGCCATCCGCTACGTGGAGGACCGCAACGGGAGGATCGTGCTCGAACCGGAAAAGGAGCTCCGCGAGGAGCAGAAGCGCAAGGGGGACGCCATCTATCTCATCAGCCCCCAGACCGCCTACATCATGACGAGCCTGCTCCAGAGCACGGTGGAGGAGGGAACCCTCCGGTACGCCCGTCAGCTCGTGGGAGGGTTTCCCATGCCCATGGCCGGCAAGACGGGTACCACGCAGAACTGGTCCGACGTATGGACCGTGGGTTTCTCCCCCTACTTCACCACGGCCGTCTGGTTCGGCTTCGACCAGCCCGGCAACTCCCTCGGCGTCAACCAGACGGGAGCGGTCACCGCAGGTCCGGTGTGGGCCCGCTACATGAAGGCCATCCACGAGGACCTGCCGGCCAAGGACTTCCCCAAACCCTCACGGGGGATCGTGGAAGTGGAGGTGACCGAGCACGGGCTGCTGCCCCCACCCGGCTACACGGGCGAAGTCCGCACGGAGGTCTTCCTCACCGGCACGGAACCCAAGGAATTCGACAGCATCGTGGAGTTCGAGCAGGAGCGGGATCAGATCCTGGAATCGAAACTCTTCGACTCCCTCCTGGTGCAGGACACGCCGGACGAGCTGCCCCTCTCCATCGGGATAGAACTCGATCCGGAGATCAGGAACCTCATGGAGAGTCTGGATGCCGGACCGTCCGCCACCCCCGGCGGAGGGATCGCGCCGACGCCGCAGGAGGAGCTGGACCTCTCCTCCAATCCCTTGCTCGACTAA